The nucleotide sequence TGCTCcggctgttgttgctgctgctggtggtgttGCGTGTTGCTGCTGTGACTGGTGCGGATGGGCGCGGGAGGCGGTCGACTGTCGCTGTAGTCGTGCGTCGATCGGTTTGATAGCGAGCGGTCGTAGTAGGAGAGCGGGCGTTGCTTGAAGctagtggtggtggtggtggtgctgcaGGCGTGGCTGATGTTGCTAACGGCTCCGGCGGGTGGCAGTGGGGCACAGGCGACTGTGGGCGCGGTGGCCGCCTGGCTACTGCAGGAAGTAGTGGTTTGATATTTATGCACTAGACCTTTTACATTACGATCACAATTTTCGCTTACGCTGGAATCGGACGAGTTGGAGGCGGAGGAGTTGGAGTTCGAGGCGGTGGACACGTGGTTGGCATGCTGCGCCACCGGCGAGGATGGCAGTGATTGGTGGCTGGTCGTCTTCTTTACGGGATTCGCTGAGCTGGCTCCAGCCACTCCCGACCCCGTCGCTGAGATGGTTGAACTACTGCCCGCTCCCGCTGCCACTCCACCGCCTCCACCTGCGCCTACCACTCCGGCTTTGGCTTCGAAATTCTGCTTGAGTATTTGCACATTGCCTGAAATGCGCTGATCCTCGGCCAGCGTTTGGCCCTGGACGCGCAGCACTACCGTCGCTTCTTGGTCGCCGGGCGTGGTGTTCTTGTTCTCGATGTCGCTGGTGTGCATCAGCTCCTCACTATTGCAACGTATCGGCTGTCGCTGACGCGGACTGTGCGCCGACGAGGCGCTCCTGTAGAGACTCGGGCACCGCTTCTGTCCAGCATCCACCGCCTCGAGTAGCAGCTCCTGGCTGTCTTCCTGGCAGCGCTTCTTCAGAGAGGTACTCTCTTCTAGCTTCTGCTTGGTGCGTTTCACGGTGCCCTCGCCAACTCCAACTCCGGGTTCCACTGCCACGGGGACTCCTTCGATCACATTGCAATTGCCGCTGCGCTTTAGGTCCTGGATAACACCCTCGAAGATCGCCGTCGTATTGCGGTTGCTATCGTAGTAGGAGCCCGAACTGGTCCTTGGCGGCAGACTGCTACGGTTGTCGCCCGATCCCCAGCTGGCGTGCCGCGAAGGTGGCTCCCGTTGTCGAGTGCCTCGGGGACGCAGCAGAATGGCGCTTGATTGCTGCTTCTGTTGTTGTGGCGTAGGATCCAGGACGATTCCGCCACTGGGACCGAACGATTCCGTCCAGGAGTGCGTTTTGCGACGCTGTCGCTTCTCCCCTTCCTCCTTGGCAAAGACGCTGTCCACCTGAGAGGAAAACACATCCGATGAGCTGGAATCCCTCCGCGGCTGGGTGTTTCCACTGCCGCTGCCACTGCTGCTTCCTCCCAGGTTGGAGGTCTGTGTGATCAGCTTGGTCAGCGAGGTCCAGACAGGCTGCGGCGGCAGCTGGTCCGCCCGGTGCGCCTCGAGATCGTGAATCCGCGTGCGCACAGACAGAGGCGTGTGCTTCTGGATGTGCAACACCTGGTTCTGGGTGACGCTATAGTTCTCGCCGTTGCTGCCCGGGAAGCGCATGTTCTTGGGCTCCTCGGCCACGCTACGCTCAGGCGTTAGGTTCTCCATGGACTGGCTCTGCTGCTTGGTCACGACTGCCGTCTGTGTTTTGGGCGAGGTGCTGCTGGAGCGCCGGACCATTCGTCGCTGTGACTTTTGAGTACTGGATCGGCGGTGCAGGCGTGGGCCATCTTCCTCCTCACCATCGGGCGTGACACCGGCTTCGCCAGTAGACTTGGACTTAGCCTGGTTAAGCGCCTGGATGAGGGGAGTCGGCTCGCTGCCCGGCAACAGTCGCGCGTCCTTTGTGCTCTTCAAGTTCGTCTCGCTCTTGCTGCGCTGCAGCTTCTCCTTGTTCTTCATGGCGTCCAACATGCCGTTATACGTCTCCAGCTGATTAAGGAAGTTCTTGTTCGGCTTAATGCAGCTGCGCCGTTTCTTTACGTGCTCTAGCGCCTGTTGGAACTCCCACTGGTAAGCCTTCATGGCATACGCGATGACAACCGAGGCGGACCTACTGACGCCCATCTTGCAGTGCACCAGCACTTTGGAGCCCTCGGCCTTCGCCCGTGTTATGTAGCGGAACGTGTCGTCCCAATACTTGAGCAGGTTCGTCTTCTCGTCGTCGTACACGCGCACGTTGAAATACTCGAAGGTGCCCGGAAAGAAGTTGTCAATCTCCCGTGTCACATTCAGGATGTGGCGAACGCTGAAAGTTTAAGAGAGGGTAAGTTTTGATTGGTTTTAaacaattaatcaattatTGATATACtccattaaaaataaactcaatCAAACATACCCGTTCTTCTGCAGCTCCTCAAGGTTGCTAGCGTTCCACTCGGAACCTAGATAGACGTGCTCAAATATCTTGGTGGGGGCATCCATTTGGCCCAAAATAACAAGCATTTCGGCGTCGATAAAAGACTTGTACTCGCCTAAATCCATGTCCAAGATCTCCTCGAGACGTCCGCGTATGTACTTGGAGGTGACCTCGTCCAGGTCCACTGACATCATGATGGCCTTTAGCTTCATCTTAATGACACTTTCGGTTTCCTCCTTTTCGGGGGGTCTGTTAATGGACGAGAACAGATATTAGACAGTGGAATGTCAATCATTTCGAGCACTTACTTGTTTCGTATGGCATCGGGCGAAGGTGGTCGGCGGCTCTCGAGCGCGTCCATGGCATTCCACTCGTTCAGACAGGATTGGTCCGACTCGATGCGCCTCTCGTAGCTGGATAGCCAGTCGTGGGAGGGTCCACTGGCATAAAAGTTGTTCTCACGAGCCTTTTTCGACACTTTGTGCAGCGTCTGTAGCGCGGACCTGTGGAAGAAACAGAGGTAAGACTTATGGCGGGAGAAACTTAAACCTGGCAAGGCCACTTACCACATGGCCTGTACTGAGACCGGCTTGAAGATGTGCGTCTTCTCGTACACTTTGACGCTGAAGCCACTGAAAATCAAAGATAAGATAATTGAATTAAAGAGTATCGACATACAAATGAGATTGTAAACTTTTGTCTAGAacataataattattataaattacgGACAAATAAGACGCAAATGTGTAGACCCAAAAATAAGTATACTTTTTACGACGCCTCCCAATTAGGAAATTGGTCAAGGCCGCAGCGATTAGCTATAGATTAGAGggtaacatttttatttgggtttatatatacaaatatcaaTGTAGATATATCCCAACGTTATGAGAAAATCAAGCCACAGAAACTGAGGTCTTACCCATCGCCATCCAGATGGATAGTGGTGTCCGCCAGGATGGGAACCACCAGGCCAAGAGTGGTCCGCTCATTGCAGTCGATGCCCAGCAGACAGGACTCCTCCATGCCCGAGGTATTCTTGTTGTCGCCGGCCGCCGTCGCGTTCTCCTTGTCCGCTGATCTATCACATTTGCTGCTGGCCTCCGTGGCGGTCTGCTCGACAGACAGCTGTCGCTGCGTGGTGACCGCCGCGGAGGAGGACGACGTGGTGCCCGCAGATCCACCGACTTTGGCCGAATTGTGACGGATGATCCGGTGTCGCCGACGTTCGCTGGTGGCGCTCCGACAGCAGCTACGCGAGGCGATCACCAGGTAGCGTGTGCGGTTGGACCGCTGCGACTCCAGTTTGACAGCCTGTTGGTGGGGAAATGTGGTTATTTGGATAGGCATGCAATATATTATACAATACCCACCATCTTGAGCGTGTCCTCGCGCTGCAACAGGTAGAACATGGACTGCAGATGGAGCTGAATGTCCGAGTTGTTGCTCTGCGTGCTGTTGCTGGAGCGGGTGGAGTCGGTGCTTAAGCGGCGCTCACTGTGCTGCTGGGGCGGGATGTCCTTGAGGGCCAGGACCAGGGCGGTCCCCTTGCCGGCAAAGAAGCACTCGCTGCGATCGTTGCCCTTGCTATTGCCCTCGTCGTCCTCGGCCTCGCCATCCTGTGAGTGTGGGAAAAAGAGAGTTTCGTTAATTATGTGTCCATATGCGCTTAATCCAGCTGCGCCTCACCCAGCAAGGCATGCTAAATACGTTATCATGGGGACAAGCTGGCATGCTGAATGATTTTATCCCTAATTATTGTTTGCATTAAAATTCCAAGGGCAGAAATAAAAGCACATCAAAGTGCGCAgttcaaatatatataaatattttctacttTTGCACGGCTGTGCAATGAACtctttacatatatttttttagaccGATAAatgcaattgtttaaaaagttcaaaaacaaagatttgACATGTTTTGCATACGCTGCTTTGAGACGATAGGTGAAATAAAATTGATCATCGTGCGATATTAATTTTTCCCTCTGTGCAGGCGGACGTCAAGGTCTCGCGAACTATTTTTGGGCGGTGGGGCGGcgaagaaaacaaaaacaagcgGTAAGCGGAAAGCGACAAAAACGACAAATAAGGCAATGCAAAAGTGTGTTGAAAAAATATAGACGTCTCGACGTCTGCGGATTTGCTTGGGTTACACCAAAAGCAGCGCAGCCGATGACTATGACGATggtgacgatgatgatgatgagcgCCCCCGCACGAAAGCCAAGCCAAAATAAACGTAAGCAACAAGCTGGCGGATAAACGATGATAAACACTGGGCAGGCACACAAAGGATCATATCATGGCCAAAAGCGGAACACGCACGAAAGAGAGCCTTCCTTAATTGGCTCTCCACACTCGCTCTTTGGAGAGATGGCTAGTCAGGGGGGTGACCAAAACAAAGCGCACACACCACAAGCACACGCACACGCGAGAGCCACTCTCACCGAATTCGAGCAGGAGCCAGCCACACTGGGAGAGCGCTGCACCGTCACCAGCGCCATTTGTTGTTGCCGCCGCTCCTCCTCCTACTCCTCCCCCGCCGACGCCTCTTGCTCCACCTGGCTAAGATGGTGACAATGATGCAGCGGTGTCCTTTGCAATCCTCTCCTGCTTCTGCTTCCGCCTTCTCCTTCTTCCTCTTCTCCTAGTGTGCGAGTGTGCGCGAGACTGacggtgtgtgtgtgtgcagtgTTGTGGGCTCGGGCTACAAATGCATTTTCATGTCGCTGCCTGCTGGCCGTTGTTTTTGCACTCGGCTCCGCGCCCTCGTCCTGCGATCCTCTTGGCCTCCGCTTCCTGGACACTCTGGCCAGTCGGTTCTCTCTTTAAAAAACAGCGTGTCAGACACAGACAATGCTGCtaaatttgtaaatagaaaTACAcgaatttttcttaaaaagaCAGTGAGGACGCCATTTCTAATCGATAACAGTAGTATCGCCTGGTAATCGTTCTGTCAGGGCTGCACAACTATCGACGGCGAAAGCGAAGTATCGAATGGTGCACTGCGAAAAAGTAGGGTATCGCAGCGAAACAGTCTTATTAATAATAACTATATTTTATAGCCTGATGTAAGAGAGGACATAACATTTGTAATTGAATCTAACTATATACAATCtttttatatgtttaaatTGCCCAAGTGTGTCTCGACTGTGGCTTAAATggataaataaaatcaaaaacttaatatatgtattttctGGTTTCTTTATCTGAAActaatgtttttattaagccttaaatatgtaaaagaggatattttataacatcccaaaaataaatgaatagcTATCGGTAACTATTTAGTTATTGAATGTGAAATCGGTGCTGGCAGCTTCGACAGCTGTGCAGTGTTGGGAAATAACAGCAAATCGAACAGATGATTGCGAAAATCAGCTGGCCAAACCACAACATAACAAGCGCAGCCTGCAGGTGGATTGGAATTTATAAAGACCGCAAAAAATCCAGGAAAATGTCGGCGTTCATCGAAGAAACTAAGAGCCTGCTGCCGCGGATCGCATTCATAGCCTGCGGCTGCTTCAGTCCACCCACACCCATGCACCTGCGAATGTTCGGTGAGTTAACACAGATGGTGAAATTCCCCGTACATAATCGATACGATTACGCCGCATGTTTTTGCCCACAGAAATAGCCAGGGACCACTTTGAAATGCAGGGGACCCACAGAGTGGTGGGCGGCATCATCTCGCCCACCCACGACTCCTACGGCAAGAAGGGTCTGGCCTCCTCCTTGGACCGATGTGCAATGGTCAAGCTGGCCACGCAGAGCTCCAATTGGATCCGGCTTTCCGACTGGGAGGTGCACCAGAACCAGTGGATGCGCACGCAGGCGGTGTTGCAGCACCACCAGAACTACATAAATAACCACATAAATTCCGGTGGACCAGGGGGAGATGATGAGCAGGACACCCACCTGGCCGGATGGCTGCCACGGGGACTGCACGAAAGTCGGGATCCTGTGCGCTTAAAGCTGCTGTGCGGCGGCGACCTGCTGGAATCCTTTGCTGTTCCAGGCCTGTGGGCAGAAGCTGATGTaagtttgtattttatttcatcagGATTTGTAATTAACTATGGTTTCCCCTAGATTGAGGACATAGTGGCGAACCATGGCCTGGTGGTTATTACTCGCGCCGGCTCCAACCCGGGGAAATTTATCTTTGACTCCGACATATTGACCAAATATCAGGTTACAAAGAAGCTACCTCTACAATTCGGCTCTCCCTTATTAATTAGCCTCATTATTTCAGAACAACATAACGCTAATCACAAACTGGGTGCCCAATGAGGTTAGCTCCTCGTTGATTCGACGACTTCTGGGACGTGGTCAGTCCGTCAAGTACCTTCTGGACGATCTGGTGTTGGAGTACATCAAGCGCCAACGtttgtttaactttaaatCGTAGGTGGACTTCCTATTACCTCTCCCTGAAACCCGCATGCCCTCTCACCATCACCCATATTTCAAACGATACGTACACTGAATGAGGCGCCACCTTGATCCACTTCACACAGCAGAGATCACTAACTTAACGTGCACCAACAGCAAGTCTTTGTATTGTCTCCTTTTGTGTCTCAAACTGCAGGCAGGATGCACCGGCTCCGCCCGAATGCGACTCCTGACGCGTTTTGCACCCGAAAGAGAAGCCCCAGTCGCCCACCCGCTGCCCAAGCCACCAGCACCACCATTCGCACCACTCGCACCACCAGACGTGGCGCCTTTTCATGGAGCGTGAGTGAACCAGAGCAGACCAGAGTTCAAGTTCCTATTTAGCGCTGATTCCTTTAATGCATGCTTATGTATATTTGCCCTTTCTTGGCCCTTGTAAATACCCTTGTTAAGATATGTTACTGATATTCCGGTGGTCAGTGTGCGTATCATCTACTTACACCGAACTGTTGCCAAAATGTAGTCCCATTAAACAATAACCTTAACTTTGTTGCTATTGTACTGACCATGCCCGCCTAACCTGTGGATTGTAGTAAGTATATAACGGATGCAGTGCGTCCCAACCATTTGCTCTTTAACCACGCCTACACGGACAACAACCAGAACGCGAGCAGCTATTCTGTGAGTGACCAGCTGGAGCAGGACATGGATGAGTCGGACACTCCCAGCCCGCAGCTTCAGCACACGGCCACGTCGCGAGTCTTCTGCTGCGGAGAGGCCACCTTACGAGGATCCAAGATGCAGCGATCCGGTCCTGGACAAGCGGTGCAAGTCATCACCATGCAGGCGGATGAGAAAGAGGAGGtaggttttgtttttttgcttAAATAAACCTAGAATCCCAACCTACATATGAATATATGGCAATTTAAGATTCTACTAATATGTTTTCACCCTTTCAGAGTCAagcgaagaagaagaagatttCCCAAGTGCAACTTTAGGAAGCTGTAGAAGGAGGACGAATCTCACACGGATCGATACAGGAGCGCTGGAAGCTATATGTTGATACTACATGTGCATGTAAAATAAACTCGTTCGTTACCAAGTCGTCAACTGCCCCCTGATTTTGTGGGTCACTCCACGGAGTGAAGGGACAAGGCATTGAACTTCAGCGCTGACGTGCATTGACATTGCAGCCGTTGCAGGGCTTCGCTTTCGGTGTCCGGTGTCAGAACTTGTTGAGTGGCCACCATTAGTTTATGCTTAGATATACTGCAGTTGCTCGTTTCCCTTGGAAGAGTCCACATCGCGAATGTTCTTCTTCCGTCGCCAGAATGTCAAGCCCGCGCCACGCCCCTCGCGCGCCCCATCCTTTGCGCTGCCGAAGCGGCGGCCTTCCGTCCAGCTGACGCCCTCGCATCAGCACGACCAACTGCCCTTCCTGCGGAGATCTCGATTCAGCGCCCTACCACATTTCCGGGCCTACGAGGACGAGCCGGAGAACCTTTCGCTTTTCATCGCCATCCTGTACGTTGTAGATTTGTTCGGCATCTTTCCATTTGTCACGCTGCCCGCGCTGATGGTGAAGTTGGGATACTTCGGAATACTGCTGGTGCTGTCCATCATCTTCCTGCAGATCTACACCTCCTTCTTGCTGTCCCAGTGCTGGACCATGGCCGAGATGCTCGATCCCTCCATTCAGCAGAAGCGCAACTATCCGTATGCCGCGCTGGCGGAGCTAGCTTATGGTCCCTATATGAGTCTGCTGGTATCCGTACTCCTCGACCTGAGTATCTTCGCCATGGCGGTTCCCAGTGTGGTGATGGCCGCCCAGAACCTGGAGGGGGTCGTGCTGCGCATGAGCGCTGGGCAATACAATTTCTCCTACTGCTATTGGGCCATCATAGTCGGCCTGGTCATCTGCCCGCTCATGTGGCTGGGCAGTCCCAAGCACATGCGGTAATAATTCCTAACTTTTGACGATTTCTTCCCTTAGGAATATATGGTTTTAAAGAAGATGGAGTTATCTTAAAATCACACTGGAAAAACAATTAGGAAAACTAAAAATCTCCAATCAAAGGCTTGTTTTTATAAAGAGCGTACAATTCATATAAAAAGTGTGTCTGAAATCAGAAACCAAAAAGTATCTAGAactgatttatttttataaactttttAAGGACTGCATTTTATATGTGCTTGAGGTTATTACAACATATGTATGATCTGTTACATTTTATGAATATCTTAGGAGTCTGGCTATCACAGCTGTTTGCGTGATGATCGTTATTGTGGCTCTGCTGTGGTTTTGCCTGTTTGCAGCTCCAGCGATTGGAACTCCATTTGAGGGCATATCTATGGGTGGGTACTGTGTTTGTGATATACTTCAGGAATTACATTGTTTGCTTTCCCTAGAATTGCCTGGTTTCCTTGCCATTCTAAACAGCTATAGCATATTGGCCTTCCAGTTTGACATTCACCCTGTACTGCTGACACTTCAGATCGATATGAAGCACAAGTCCCAGGTGTCCTGGGCTGCCCTCATCGGAATAGCCAGTGAGTAGTTTAACTTATTTGATTCCAGGGTGATAATAATGTTGGCTTTTTCGTTTAGTAACTTGCAGCGTAGCCATTTTTGGATCCATAATTGCCGCCTACAAATTCGGATCGATGATAGCAAATAACCTGCTGCAATCCTTGCCCACCAGTGTGCCCTTCTACATTATGCTGATCCTGATGTCCCTCCAGCTTTGCTTCTCCGTCACAGTGGCCAGCTCTGCCATGTTTCTGCAGATTGAGAACTACTTCAAGTTGCCAGAGTGTaagtacaaatatttattatattgaCCCAGATAATGTTGTTACGATAAGGAAGTTGCTCTTCGAGTTATATCTAATCTAATATCTAGAGTACTATTTTTGGATTTGAGAAAACAAATTTAGTTAATAGTAGTAATGTTCATTCTTTTCTTTTGTAGTTAGACTCGATAACTAAAGTTGATGATCACCTTGTCTAAGAATTTCGTTATACTAAAAATAGACTTTTAACGAGTTCCATCATATCTTTTTTGAGTACATTAATCTAATCTAATCCATTAATCTTTAGGTACAAATTAATCTTCTAAGTAAGTCATCTTCATATCATCAAATCATCTTCCTTTATAGCCCTCTCCATCAAACGCATGCTGATACGCTCTTCAGTGCTGGCCTTGGAGGTCCTTGTGGCGGAGTTTGTGCCCAGTTTCGATGCTTTGATGGATGTGGTAGGTGGCACCATAACCGGACCACTGGTCTTTATTCTCCCCCCACTTCTGTACCGTCGTATCCGGCGGATGGAGCGTGTGCATCAGCGGATTGCGGCGGAAGCCAGCTATGGTAGTCTTCCATTGGATCTTAACTACGATCCTGTGGACCTGGAGATGGAGCCCCTGCTGATTACGAGTCCACCGATCTCCCCTCGAGGTTGCTGGCTGAGAATGGTTAGACTCATTCACCGCCTCGAGTGCGATGTCTCCTGCACCATGGCAGTGCTCATCTTCGGCCTGCTGGCCACCTTCCTGTCCACCTACCTGAACATCTTCAGCCTGGCCGATCTGTTCACCAATAACTCGCCCTGTATGAGCAATCTGACCAAGCACTTCTGATGATCATCGGGGTCTTTCCCCTCAATAAAACACacgtaaatatttaaaactctGCCAAGTTTGATTGCCGTCCTTCGGCGGGTTCAAAAACCCAAGTTGCGGCTTCATCTTCATCTTTAATGCAGTGC is from Drosophila suzukii chromosome 3, CBGP_Dsuzu_IsoJpt1.0, whole genome shotgun sequence and encodes:
- the ssh gene encoding protein phosphatase Slingshot isoform X4; the protein is MALVTVQRSPSVAGSCSNSDGEAEDDEGNSKGNDRSECFFAGKGTALVLALKDIPPQQHSERRLSTDSTRSSNSTQSNNSDIQLHLQSMFYLLQREDTLKMAVKLESQRSNRTRYLVIASRSCCRSATSERRRHRIIRHNSAKVGGSAGTTSSSSAAVTTQRQLSVEQTATEASSKCDRSADKENATAAGDNKNTSGMEESCLLGIDCNERTTLGLVVPILADTTIHLDGDGGFSVKVYEKTHIFKPVSVQAMWSALQTLHKVSKKARENNFYASGPSHDWLSSYERRIESDQSCLNEWNAMDALESRRPPSPDAIRNKPPEKEETESVIKMKLKAIMMSVDLDEVTSKYIRGRLEEILDMDLGEYKSFIDAEMLVILGQMDAPTKIFEHVYLGSEWNASNLEELQKNGVRHILNVTREIDNFFPGTFEYFNVRVYDDEKTNLLKYWDDTFRYITRAKAEGSKVLVHCKMGVSRSASVVIAYAMKAYQWEFQQALEHVKKRRSCIKPNKNFLNQLETYNGMLDAMKNKEKLQRSKSETNLKSTKDARLLPGSEPTPLIQALNQAKSKSTGEAGVTPDGEEEDGPRLHRRSSTQKSQRRMVRRSSSTSPKTQTAVVTKQQSQSMENLTPERSVAEEPKNMRFPGSNGENYSVTQNQVLHIQKHTPLSVRTRIHDLEAHRADQLPPQPVWTSLTKLITQTSNLGGSSSGSGSGNTQPRRDSSSSDVFSSQVDSVFAKEEGEKRQRRKTHSWTESFGPSGGIVLDPTPQQQKQQSSAILLRPRGTRQREPPSRHASWGSGDNRSSLPPRTSSGSYYDSNRNTTAIFEGVIQDLKRSGNCNVIEGVPVAVEPGVGVGEGTVKRTKQKLEESTSLKKRCQEDSQELLLEAVDAGQKRCPSLYRSASSAHSPRQRQPIRCNSEELMHTSDIENKNTTPGDQEATVVLRVQGQTLAEDQRISGNVQILKQNFEAKAGVVGAGGGGGVAAGAGSSSTISATGSGVAGASSANPVKKTTSHQSLPSSPVAQHANHVSTASNSNSSASNSSDSS
- the ssh gene encoding protein phosphatase Slingshot isoform X2, with the translated sequence MPACPHDNVFSMPCWDGEAEDDEGNSKGNDRSECFFAGKGTALVLALKDIPPQQHSERRLSTDSTRSSNSTQSNNSDIQLHLQSMFYLLQREDTLKMAVKLESQRSNRTRYLVIASRSCCRSATSERRRHRIIRHNSAKVGGSAGTTSSSSAAVTTQRQLSVEQTATEASSKCDRSADKENATAAGDNKNTSGMEESCLLGIDCNERTTLGLVVPILADTTIHLDGDGGFSVKVYEKTHIFKPVSVQAMWSALQTLHKVSKKARENNFYASGPSHDWLSSYERRIESDQSCLNEWNAMDALESRRPPSPDAIRNKPPEKEETESVIKMKLKAIMMSVDLDEVTSKYIRGRLEEILDMDLGEYKSFIDAEMLVILGQMDAPTKIFEHVYLGSEWNASNLEELQKNGVRHILNVTREIDNFFPGTFEYFNVRVYDDEKTNLLKYWDDTFRYITRAKAEGSKVLVHCKMGVSRSASVVIAYAMKAYQWEFQQALEHVKKRRSCIKPNKNFLNQLETYNGMLDAMKNKEKLQRSKSETNLKSTKDARLLPGSEPTPLIQALNQAKSKSTGEAGVTPDGEEEDGPRLHRRSSTQKSQRRMVRRSSSTSPKTQTAVVTKQQSQSMENLTPERSVAEEPKNMRFPGSNGENYSVTQNQVLHIQKHTPLSVRTRIHDLEAHRADQLPPQPVWTSLTKLITQTSNLGGSSSGSGSGNTQPRRDSSSSDVFSSQVDSVFAKEEGEKRQRRKTHSWTESFGPSGGIVLDPTPQQQKQQSSAILLRPRGTRQREPPSRHASWGSGDNRSSLPPRTSSGSYYDSNRNTTAIFEGVIQDLKRSGNCNVIEGVPVAVEPGVGVGEGTVKRTKQKLEESTSLKKRCQEDSQELLLEAVDAGQKRCPSLYRSASSAHSPRQRQPIRCNSEELMHTSDIENKNTTPGDQEATVVLRVQGQTLAEDQRISGNVQILKQNFEAKAGVVGAGGGGGVAAGAGSSSTISATGSGVAGASSANPVKKTTSHQSLPSSPVAQHANHVSTASNSNSSASNSSDSSVSENCDRNVKGLVHKYQTTTSCSSQAATAPTVACAPLPPAGAVSNISHACSTTTTTTSFKQRPLSYYDRSLSNRSTHDYSDSRPPPAPIRTSHSSNTQHHQQQQQQPEQQQVQIRRLAQHGKTHPLSRLSAPKTGFNTAAYNTILIHMIRSFRYSWAEYKK
- the ssh gene encoding protein phosphatase Slingshot isoform X1; the protein is MALVTVQRSPSVAGSCSNSDGEAEDDEGNSKGNDRSECFFAGKGTALVLALKDIPPQQHSERRLSTDSTRSSNSTQSNNSDIQLHLQSMFYLLQREDTLKMAVKLESQRSNRTRYLVIASRSCCRSATSERRRHRIIRHNSAKVGGSAGTTSSSSAAVTTQRQLSVEQTATEASSKCDRSADKENATAAGDNKNTSGMEESCLLGIDCNERTTLGLVVPILADTTIHLDGDGGFSVKVYEKTHIFKPVSVQAMWSALQTLHKVSKKARENNFYASGPSHDWLSSYERRIESDQSCLNEWNAMDALESRRPPSPDAIRNKPPEKEETESVIKMKLKAIMMSVDLDEVTSKYIRGRLEEILDMDLGEYKSFIDAEMLVILGQMDAPTKIFEHVYLGSEWNASNLEELQKNGVRHILNVTREIDNFFPGTFEYFNVRVYDDEKTNLLKYWDDTFRYITRAKAEGSKVLVHCKMGVSRSASVVIAYAMKAYQWEFQQALEHVKKRRSCIKPNKNFLNQLETYNGMLDAMKNKEKLQRSKSETNLKSTKDARLLPGSEPTPLIQALNQAKSKSTGEAGVTPDGEEEDGPRLHRRSSTQKSQRRMVRRSSSTSPKTQTAVVTKQQSQSMENLTPERSVAEEPKNMRFPGSNGENYSVTQNQVLHIQKHTPLSVRTRIHDLEAHRADQLPPQPVWTSLTKLITQTSNLGGSSSGSGSGNTQPRRDSSSSDVFSSQVDSVFAKEEGEKRQRRKTHSWTESFGPSGGIVLDPTPQQQKQQSSAILLRPRGTRQREPPSRHASWGSGDNRSSLPPRTSSGSYYDSNRNTTAIFEGVIQDLKRSGNCNVIEGVPVAVEPGVGVGEGTVKRTKQKLEESTSLKKRCQEDSQELLLEAVDAGQKRCPSLYRSASSAHSPRQRQPIRCNSEELMHTSDIENKNTTPGDQEATVVLRVQGQTLAEDQRISGNVQILKQNFEAKAGVVGAGGGGGVAAGAGSSSTISATGSGVAGASSANPVKKTTSHQSLPSSPVAQHANHVSTASNSNSSASNSSDSSVSENCDRNVKGLVHKYQTTTSCSSQAATAPTVACAPLPPAGAVSNISHACSTTTTTTSFKQRPLSYYDRSLSNRSTHDYSDSRPPPAPIRTSHSSNTQHHQQQQQQPEQQQVQIRRLAQHGKTHPLSRLSAPKTGFNTAAYNTILIHMIRSFRYSWAEYKK
- the ssh gene encoding protein phosphatase Slingshot isoform X3; translation: MALVTVQRSPSVAGSCSNSDGEAEDDEGNSKGNDRSECFFAGKGTALVLALKDIPPQQHSERRLSTDSTRSSNSTQSNNSDIQLHLQSMFYLLQREDTLKMAVKLESQRSNRTRYLVIASRSCCRSATSERRRHRIIRHNSAKVGGSAGTTSSSSAAVTTQRQLSVEQTATEASSKCDRSADKENATAAGDNKNTSGMEESCLLGIDCNERTTLGLVVPILADTTIHLDGDGGFSVKVYEKTHIFKPVSVQAMWSALQTLHKVSKKARENNFYASGPSHDWLSSYERRIESDQSCLNEWNAMDALESRRPPSPDAIRNKPPEKEETESVIKMKLKAIMMSVDLDEVTSKYIRGRLEEILDMDLGEYKSFIDAEMLVILGQMDAPTKIFEHVYLGSEWNASNLEELQKNGVRHILNVTREIDNFFPGTFEYFNVRVYDDEKTNLLKYWDDTFRYITRAKAEGSKVLVHCKMGVSRSASVVIAYAMKAYQWEFQQALEHVKKRRSCIKPNKNFLNQLETYNGMLDAMKNKEKLQRSKSETNLKSTKDARLLPGSEPTPLIQALNQAKSKSTGEAGVTPDGEEEDGPRLHRRSSTQKSQRRMVRRSSSTSPKTQTAVVTKQQSQSMENLTPERSVAEEPKNMRFPGSNGENYSVTQNQVLHIQKHTPLSVRTRIHDLEAHRADQLPPQPVWTSLTKLITQTSNLGGSSSGSGSGNTQPRRDSSSSDVFSSQVDSVFAKEEGEKRQRRKTHSWTESFGPSGGIVLDPTPQQQKQQSSAILLRPRGTRQREPPSRHASWGSGDNRSSLPPRTSSGSYYDSNRNTTAIFEGVIQDLKRSGNCNVIEGVPVAVEPGVGVGEGTVKRTKQKLEESTSLKKRCQEDSQELLLEAVDAGQKRCPSLYRSASSAHSPRQRQPIRCNSEELMHTSDIENKNTTPGDQEATVVLRVQGQTLAEDQRISGNVQILKQNFEAKAGVVGAGGGGGVAAGAGSSSTISATGSGVAGASSANPVKKTTSHQSLPSSPVAQHANHVSTASNSNSSASNSSDSSPYPHDPLLSILLGGVQEVIWHMEFQN